A single Candidatus Methylomirabilis sp. DNA region contains:
- a CDS encoding hydroxyacid dehydrogenase yields the protein MSRGSFTVCLTEPIHPDGVALLERAATIRYAAAHDEAGLAAALAPADGLILRVKGRVTESLLSRAPRLKVIARHGVGVDNVDVAAATRRRIPVCVTLGANTDAVAEHTFLLMLAVGKRLLAVNAGVRQGAWEALRGRLYTGLTGRTLGIVGMGRVGVRVAELAAAFGMHRVAYDPALSPEEIRRRGAEPVAFPDLLRAADIVTLHAPLTAETRHLMNREAFALMKPGAILVNTSRGGVIDDHALAEAVRSGRLAGAGIDVTEPEPPAPGNPLLALEQVLITPHIAAHTEDSMRRMAVTAAEQVLMALEGKRPTMAINPEVWST from the coding sequence GTGAGCAGGGGATCCTTCACCGTCTGCCTGACGGAACCCATCCATCCGGATGGCGTGGCCCTCCTGGAGCGGGCGGCGACGATCCGGTATGCGGCGGCCCACGATGAGGCGGGGCTGGCCGCGGCGTTGGCGCCGGCCGACGGGCTCATCCTCCGGGTGAAGGGGCGCGTGACGGAGTCCCTCCTCTCCCGGGCCCCGCGCCTCAAGGTGATCGCCCGGCACGGGGTCGGGGTGGACAACGTCGATGTGGCCGCCGCGACGCGGCGGCGCATCCCGGTCTGCGTGACCCTCGGGGCCAACACCGACGCCGTGGCGGAGCACACCTTCCTCCTCATGCTGGCGGTGGGGAAGCGTCTGCTGGCGGTGAACGCAGGCGTCCGGCAGGGGGCCTGGGAAGCCCTCCGCGGAAGACTGTACACGGGGCTCACCGGGCGAACGTTGGGCATCGTCGGGATGGGGCGCGTCGGGGTGCGGGTGGCGGAACTGGCCGCTGCCTTCGGGATGCACCGGGTCGCCTACGACCCCGCGCTCTCCCCCGAGGAGATCCGGCGGCGGGGCGCGGAGCCGGTGGCGTTTCCCGATCTGCTGCGGGCGGCCGACATCGTCACGCTGCACGCTCCGCTCACCGCCGAGACCCGCCACCTCATGAACCGGGAGGCGTTCGCCCTGATGAAGCCGGGGGCGATCCTGGTGAATACGTCGCGGGGCGGGGTGATCGACGATCACGCCCTGGCCGAAGCCGTCCGGAGCGGGCGGCTCGCCGGGGCCGGGATTGACGTGACGGAGCCGGAGCCTCCGGCCCCGGGAAACCCCCTCCTCGCCCTCGAGCAGGTCCTCATCACTCCCCACATCGCCGCCCACACGGAGGACAGCATGCGGCGCATGGCCGTCACGGCTGCCGAGCAGGTCCTCATGGCCCTCGAGGGAAAGCGCCCCACCATGGCGATCAACCCCGAAGTCTGGAGCACATGA
- a CDS encoding FtsX-like permease family protein codes for MRRLSRLVALLLLRPLRREAFRVTVSVLGVALGVAVPVAIRLANESVLSAFARGVDAVAGRAGLTVHAGELGVPEELFSLLRADPAVAHASPLIQVLAPVQGIAGEFLLVLGVDLLSERSFRDYRLADPPPGLDPLALLVEPDAILVAARFAEAHGLAAGGRLTLLTPAGPRPFRIRGLLTAEGPAVALDGRLALLDIATAQVAFQKLGRLDRVDLLLKPGADPAVVAARLRARLPAGLAVERPAARTAQVEEMLASFRLNLTVLSLIALLTGCFLVYNTMGIAVLRRRRSLGVLRALGFSRRQVATLVAGEAALLGAAGGLLGTLAGGALSRAAVVAMARTVSQLYAFVRPEPPALTAGTVVLGLLAGLVAALLAAVGPARLAVAVSPREAMTSAPLLRRPRTAAAAAGGVALLGLGLLLARPGPIGTPPVGGYLAALAVVLGGALLTPALLLALAAAGRILLPALPVPASLALLSLRRAVRRNAVAASAMMVGLAMLVSVSTMIRSFRATVEAWIGQSVRADFVLSPAGRYLKGADGRLPASLLQTLAAVEGVEALDPFRGIRVEDGRGGRFLLASGDFAVHARYGRLLMVDGDAPAILRAAREAGAVVISETFALRYGVRVGEQISLPTPRGPVPVPVAGIFYDYTTEGGLVVMDRSLFTRLIGDPFLSSIGIYLTPDADPGVVRRRILTAVPGREDLLLLANRALKARVLEIFDQTFAITYALEFIALLVAALGILNAQMAAVLERQRELGILRALGLSRRQVLATVLAEAGLLGIAANLLGAAVGLALSMILIYVINFQSFGWSIQFHFPTREMVQVTALALATALAAGALPASVAAALPPVDALRHE; via the coding sequence ATGCGGCGGCTCTCCCGACTCGTCGCGCTTCTCCTCCTCCGCCCCCTGCGGCGGGAGGCGTTCCGGGTCACGGTCAGCGTCCTCGGCGTCGCCCTCGGGGTGGCCGTCCCCGTGGCGATCCGCCTCGCGAACGAGAGCGTCCTCTCGGCCTTCGCCCGGGGGGTGGACGCCGTGGCCGGCCGCGCCGGCCTCACCGTCCACGCGGGCGAGCTGGGGGTGCCGGAAGAACTCTTTTCCCTCCTCCGAGCCGATCCGGCGGTAGCGCACGCCTCTCCCCTCATCCAGGTGCTGGCACCGGTCCAGGGGATTGCCGGCGAGTTCCTCCTGGTGCTGGGCGTGGACCTCCTCTCGGAGCGGTCGTTCCGCGACTACCGCCTGGCAGATCCCCCGCCCGGGCTGGATCCCCTGGCACTCCTGGTGGAGCCCGACGCCATCCTCGTGGCGGCCCGGTTCGCCGAGGCGCACGGCCTTGCGGCAGGCGGGCGCTTGACCCTCCTCACGCCGGCGGGCCCGCGCCCCTTCAGGATCCGCGGGCTCCTGACGGCCGAGGGGCCGGCCGTCGCCCTGGACGGGCGCCTCGCCCTCCTGGACATCGCCACGGCGCAGGTCGCATTCCAGAAGCTGGGGCGCCTGGACCGGGTGGACCTGCTCCTCAAGCCGGGGGCCGATCCTGCGGTCGTCGCCGCCCGGCTCCGGGCGAGGCTCCCCGCCGGCCTCGCCGTCGAGCGGCCCGCCGCCCGGACCGCCCAGGTCGAAGAGATGCTCGCCTCCTTCCGACTGAACCTGACCGTCCTCAGCCTCATCGCCCTGCTCACCGGCTGCTTCCTCGTCTACAACACGATGGGCATCGCCGTCCTGCGGCGGCGCCGGAGCCTCGGTGTCCTCCGGGCGCTCGGCTTCAGCCGCCGGCAGGTCGCGACCCTCGTCGCCGGCGAGGCCGCACTCCTCGGGGCGGCGGGGGGCCTGCTGGGTACCCTCGCCGGGGGAGCCCTCTCCCGGGCAGCCGTCGTGGCGATGGCCCGGACGGTCTCCCAGCTCTACGCCTTCGTGCGGCCCGAGCCGCCGGCCCTCACGGCGGGGACGGTCGTGCTGGGGCTCCTGGCCGGTCTCGTTGCCGCGCTCCTGGCGGCGGTGGGTCCGGCGCGCCTGGCGGTGGCCGTGAGCCCGCGGGAAGCCATGACGTCTGCGCCGCTGCTCCGCCGCCCGCGGACGGCCGCCGCGGCCGCAGGCGGCGTTGCGCTCCTCGGGCTGGGGCTTCTGCTCGCCCGCCCGGGCCCGATCGGGACTCCGCCCGTGGGGGGCTACCTGGCCGCCCTCGCCGTCGTCCTGGGGGGAGCGCTCCTGACGCCGGCTCTCCTCCTGGCCCTGGCCGCCGCCGGGCGGATTCTCCTCCCCGCTCTTCCGGTCCCGGCGAGCCTTGCCCTCCTCTCCCTGCGCCGCGCCGTGCGCCGGAACGCGGTGGCCGCCTCCGCCATGATGGTGGGGCTGGCCATGCTGGTCAGCGTCTCCACGATGATCCGATCCTTTCGGGCGACGGTGGAAGCCTGGATCGGGCAGAGCGTTCGGGCGGACTTCGTCCTGAGTCCCGCGGGCCGCTACCTGAAGGGGGCCGACGGGCGCCTCCCGGCGTCCCTCCTCCAGACTTTGGCGGCCGTGGAGGGGGTGGAGGCGCTGGATCCCTTCCGGGGCATCCGGGTGGAGGATGGGCGGGGGGGCCGGTTCCTTCTGGCCTCCGGCGACTTCGCCGTTCATGCCCGCTACGGCCGCCTCCTCATGGTGGACGGGGATGCCCCCGCCATCCTGCGGGCGGCGCGGGAGGCAGGCGCGGTGGTCATCTCCGAGACCTTTGCCCTCCGCTACGGGGTGCGGGTGGGCGAGCAGATCAGCCTGCCCACGCCGCGCGGTCCCGTCCCGGTCCCGGTCGCGGGCATCTTCTACGACTACACCACGGAGGGGGGACTGGTCGTCATGGACCGGTCCCTCTTCACGCGGCTGATCGGGGACCCCTTCCTGAGCTCGATTGGCATCTACCTCACACCGGACGCCGATCCCGGGGTGGTCCGTCGCCGGATCCTGACGGCCGTGCCGGGGCGGGAGGATCTCCTGCTGCTGGCGAACCGGGCACTCAAGGCCCGGGTCCTGGAAATCTTCGATCAGACCTTCGCCATCACCTACGCCCTGGAGTTCATCGCCCTGCTGGTAGCGGCCCTCGGCATCCTGAACGCGCAGATGGCGGCGGTGCTGGAGCGGCAACGCGAGTTGGGGATCCTGCGGGCGCTGGGCCTGAGTCGAAGACAAGTCCTCGCCACGGTCCTGGCGGAGGCCGGGCTGCTGGGGATCGCGGCCAATCTCCTGGGGGCTGCCGTGGGCCTTGCCCTCTCGATGATCCTGATCTACGTCATCAACTTCCAGTCCTTCGGCTGGTCTATCCAATTTCACTTCCCGACCCGCGAGATGGTGCAGGTCACGGCCCTTGCGCTCGCCACCGCCCTGGCAGCCGGCGCGCTGCCGGCCTCCGTGGCGGCGGCACTTCCCCCGGTAGACGCGCTCCGACACGAGTAG
- a CDS encoding TRAP transporter permease has product MRKLGGGLAWLAAAAAVAMSGYHIWAAAFGVPEAIYFRGTHLAFALSLIFLWFPARRPSPATRPTLPGLACLAAGLAAIGYLFVYHDYVVNRYIWVDPLSRGDLFFGILLMLLVLEAARRTLGPALPLTALLFLGYAFAGPVLPGPLQHRGFSLELVVDQLYLSTEGIFGIPLAVSATYVILFVLFGAFLEKSGTGQLFTDFATALTGHTAGGPGKVSCVSSGLFGTISGSAVANVMVDGWLTIPLMKRTGFRPAFAAAVEAVASTGGQIMPPVMGAAAFVMAEFLGMPYITIAKHALIPALLYYLAVFVAIHFEARRTGLRGLPREELPPLWRVLRTRGHLFLPVLIILGVMLAGYTAPYAALWALWGTAVLAAHPALALPLGVLVPVGAWFSGQMPFPWVVGAAGSAALAKAAWREPRLGWRPLVQALADGARNSLPVAAACACAGIVIGVIALTGLGLQFTGLVLAVARDSLMPALVLTMVAGIVLGMGMPTTPAYIVQAALLIPALIKLGVLPIAAHLFVFYFAIISAITPPVAMAVYAAAGISGSNLWQTGLAAVRLGATGFVVPFMFVYGPSLLFIGDWFTVGTTVVSASVGVTALAAGLHGYLWRTLYVWERVMLVAGALLLIKPGLLTDLVGALLLAGVLAAQRLLPAPVAPGPVAGPERPAVVLEAEKIERAEHSL; this is encoded by the coding sequence GTGCGCAAGCTCGGGGGTGGGCTCGCCTGGCTGGCCGCCGCGGCCGCGGTGGCCATGTCGGGCTACCACATCTGGGCGGCAGCCTTCGGGGTCCCGGAGGCCATCTACTTTCGCGGGACCCACCTGGCCTTTGCCCTGAGCCTCATCTTCCTCTGGTTCCCCGCCCGCCGTCCTTCCCCGGCGACGCGCCCCACCCTCCCGGGCCTGGCGTGCCTGGCGGCCGGTCTGGCCGCGATCGGGTACCTGTTCGTCTATCACGACTACGTGGTGAACCGGTACATCTGGGTCGATCCCCTCTCGCGGGGCGACCTGTTCTTCGGGATCCTCCTCATGCTCCTGGTCCTGGAGGCGGCCCGGCGGACCCTCGGCCCCGCCCTCCCCCTCACGGCTCTTCTCTTTTTGGGCTACGCCTTCGCCGGGCCGGTCCTTCCCGGGCCGCTCCAGCACCGGGGCTTCTCCCTGGAGCTGGTGGTGGACCAGCTCTACCTCTCCACGGAGGGAATCTTCGGCATCCCGCTCGCCGTCTCCGCCACCTATGTCATCCTCTTCGTCCTCTTCGGCGCCTTCCTGGAGAAGTCGGGGACCGGTCAGTTGTTCACGGACTTCGCCACCGCCCTCACCGGGCATACCGCGGGGGGGCCGGGGAAGGTCTCCTGCGTCTCCAGCGGCCTGTTCGGGACCATCTCGGGGAGCGCGGTGGCCAATGTCATGGTGGATGGCTGGCTCACCATCCCCCTCATGAAGCGGACAGGCTTCCGGCCGGCCTTCGCCGCGGCCGTGGAGGCAGTGGCCTCCACGGGGGGGCAGATCATGCCCCCGGTCATGGGGGCGGCCGCGTTCGTCATGGCCGAGTTCCTGGGCATGCCCTATATCACCATCGCCAAGCATGCCCTCATCCCCGCGCTCCTCTACTACCTGGCGGTGTTCGTCGCCATCCACTTCGAGGCCCGCCGCACGGGGCTCCGGGGACTCCCCCGAGAGGAGCTCCCCCCTCTGTGGCGTGTGCTTCGGACCCGGGGGCATCTCTTCCTCCCGGTCTTGATCATCCTCGGAGTGATGCTGGCGGGCTATACCGCCCCCTATGCGGCCCTCTGGGCTCTGTGGGGAACCGCGGTGTTGGCCGCCCATCCCGCCCTCGCGCTGCCGCTGGGCGTCCTGGTCCCCGTGGGCGCATGGTTCTCCGGCCAGATGCCGTTCCCCTGGGTTGTGGGAGCTGCAGGCTCCGCGGCCCTCGCGAAGGCCGCCTGGCGGGAGCCGCGGCTCGGCTGGCGCCCGCTCGTCCAGGCGCTGGCCGACGGGGCGCGCAACAGCCTGCCGGTGGCCGCGGCCTGCGCCTGCGCCGGGATCGTCATCGGGGTCATCGCACTCACCGGCCTCGGCCTCCAGTTCACCGGCCTCGTCCTGGCGGTGGCCCGGGACTCCCTCATGCCGGCCCTGGTCCTGACCATGGTGGCCGGAATCGTCCTGGGGATGGGGATGCCGACCACGCCGGCCTACATCGTCCAGGCGGCGCTCCTGATCCCGGCGCTGATCAAGCTCGGCGTCCTGCCGATCGCCGCCCACCTTTTTGTCTTTTACTTCGCCATCATCTCCGCCATCACCCCGCCGGTGGCGATGGCGGTCTACGCCGCCGCCGGCATCAGCGGCTCGAACCTCTGGCAGACCGGACTCGCCGCCGTCCGACTGGGCGCCACCGGCTTCGTCGTCCCCTTCATGTTCGTCTACGGCCCCTCCCTCCTCTTCATCGGAGACTGGTTCACGGTGGGGACGACCGTGGTCTCGGCGTCGGTCGGCGTCACCGCGCTGGCGGCGGGACTGCACGGGTACCTGTGGCGCACCCTGTATGTGTGGGAGCGAGTGATGCTGGTGGCCGGGGCCCTCCTCCTGATCAAGCCGGGGCTGCTCACGGATCTGGTGGGTGCGCTCCTGCTCGCCGGCGTCCTGGCGGCCCAGCGTCTCCTGCCGGCCCCTGTCGCGCCCGGCCCGGTCGCGGGGCCCGAGCGGCCAGCCGTGGTCCTGGAGGCGGAGAAGATCGAGCGGGCTGAGCACAGTCTCTGA
- a CDS encoding DUF309 domain-containing protein — protein sequence MRFPKPLRDPLAHLVVSAVTDPTRAAPLWAFRHFCHLALRSPDGSVRARTLETPPPRPPWMASSPVREALRDIPVLAPVSDGRLALAPAYAQYLPAVAERVEAYWAAAESFAARGGPRRSGLAGTLESAAALYNAHLYFETHELLEPVWMEQPRGPDRTVLQGIIQAAVGLYHFQLENWRGGVRVLGYGLRKAEAGRPDFHGLVMDELLDGLAGCREAAQAVLEGERTAFPWEAVPPMRFAPGGEGP from the coding sequence ATGCGCTTTCCGAAGCCCCTCCGCGACCCCCTGGCCCACCTCGTTGTCTCGGCGGTGACCGACCCGACCCGCGCGGCTCCCCTCTGGGCATTTCGCCACTTCTGCCATCTCGCGCTCCGGTCCCCCGACGGCAGCGTCCGGGCTCGCACGCTGGAGACCCCGCCCCCGCGCCCCCCGTGGATGGCGAGTTCCCCCGTCCGCGAGGCGCTGCGCGACATCCCGGTCCTGGCCCCCGTCTCCGACGGCCGGCTGGCCCTGGCCCCCGCCTACGCCCAGTACCTGCCGGCGGTCGCGGAACGGGTGGAGGCCTACTGGGCCGCGGCGGAGTCGTTCGCCGCGCGGGGCGGGCCCCGGCGGTCGGGGCTGGCGGGCACCCTGGAGTCCGCGGCGGCCCTCTACAACGCGCATCTGTACTTCGAGACTCATGAGCTCCTGGAGCCGGTCTGGATGGAGCAACCGCGGGGCCCCGATCGGACCGTCCTGCAGGGGATCATCCAGGCGGCCGTGGGGCTCTACCACTTCCAGCTCGAAAACTGGCGGGGCGGCGTCCGGGTCCTGGGATATGGCCTGCGCAAGGCCGAGGCCGGCCGCCCGGACTTTCATGGCCTGGTCATGGACGAGCTCCTGGACGGCCTCGCCGGTTGCCGGGAGGCGGCGCAGGCGGTTCTGGAAGGGGAGCGGACCGCCTTCCCCTGGGAGGCCGTTCCCCCGATGCGCTTCGCTCCGGGCGGGGAGGGGCCGTGA
- a CDS encoding ABC transporter ATP-binding protein produces MIRLADVSKIYRDGKVAVSALAEVSLTVAPGEFVAVIGPSGCGKSTLLNLVAGLDRPTRGTLVVEGVDLTRCDEAALSRLRRERIGIVFQFYNLLPHLTARENVALPLLLNGTPIDHIASRVEEELAAVELLPRADHFPHELSGGEMQRVAIARALAPRPALLLADEPTGNLDSHLGGAVLALLRRLHRARAFTVLLATHSPEAAAVADRVIRLRDGRLEGA; encoded by the coding sequence GTGATCCGCCTGGCGGATGTCTCCAAGATCTACCGGGATGGCAAGGTGGCGGTGTCGGCGCTGGCGGAGGTGAGCCTCACGGTGGCACCCGGGGAGTTCGTGGCCGTCATCGGCCCGAGCGGCTGTGGCAAGAGCACGCTGCTGAACCTCGTGGCCGGCCTGGACCGGCCGACCCGCGGCACCCTCGTGGTGGAGGGGGTGGACCTCACGCGATGCGACGAGGCCGCCCTCAGTCGGCTGCGGCGCGAGCGGATCGGCATCGTCTTCCAGTTCTACAATCTCCTGCCCCATCTGACGGCCCGGGAGAACGTAGCCCTCCCCCTGCTCCTCAACGGGACCCCCATCGATCACATCGCCAGCCGGGTCGAGGAGGAGCTGGCGGCGGTGGAGCTGCTGCCCCGCGCCGACCACTTCCCGCATGAGCTCTCGGGCGGGGAGATGCAGCGGGTGGCCATCGCGCGGGCCCTCGCGCCGCGCCCGGCCCTCCTGCTGGCCGACGAGCCGACCGGGAACCTCGATAGTCACCTCGGCGGGGCGGTCCTCGCCCTGCTCCGCCGCCTGCACCGCGCGCGGGCGTTCACGGTCCTGCTGGCGACGCACAGCCCCGAGGCTGCCGCCGTGGCCGACCGGGTGATCCGCCTCCGGGACGGGCGCCTGGAGGGGGCGTGA
- a CDS encoding PilZ domain-containing protein, with the protein MEDPSHTFVGETHFLRDLAARISQRYNLPGALTVDLVRTTEDAGPPYRLTLAVGEGKDPFGSVDVTEGMLARCRSDLDVQRELTSRIMSAIELSLRVAPTAEAPPGPPFRVRDPRFPLTVPVRITVQEVPGIPAPRRLEGLTANVSEGGVAVDLPDRLQPWTPLSLRVEAEDQPVTLEAMVVWAADDPAAAGSPVRHGCIIVAMDPGEREVWRRLLQGFGYRRPYTRRHPRYPLAAPVLCSVEAVAPALEGEAENVSEGGLLVRLPLALGVGATVQATLRLGDAVLDRPARVMWVLGATGDDGQRIYRHGLEFSGEPLSRDVVLQLYFLAQARGGPA; encoded by the coding sequence GTGGAGGATCCAAGCCACACGTTCGTGGGCGAGACGCACTTCCTGCGCGATCTCGCCGCGCGGATCTCCCAGCGCTACAACCTCCCCGGCGCCCTCACGGTGGACCTCGTCCGGACCACCGAGGACGCGGGACCGCCCTACCGCCTCACCCTGGCGGTAGGGGAGGGGAAGGATCCCTTCGGTTCCGTGGACGTGACAGAGGGGATGCTCGCGCGCTGTCGGAGCGATCTGGATGTCCAGCGCGAGCTGACCTCTCGCATCATGTCCGCCATCGAGCTGAGCCTGCGCGTCGCGCCCACAGCCGAGGCCCCGCCCGGGCCCCCCTTCCGAGTGCGCGACCCTCGCTTCCCCCTCACGGTCCCGGTCCGGATCACGGTGCAGGAGGTCCCCGGCATTCCGGCGCCCCGGCGCCTCGAGGGGCTCACGGCGAACGTGAGCGAGGGGGGCGTGGCCGTGGACCTGCCGGACCGCTTGCAGCCCTGGACCCCCCTCTCGCTGCGGGTGGAAGCGGAGGATCAGCCTGTGACGTTGGAGGCCATGGTCGTCTGGGCCGCCGATGATCCGGCCGCTGCCGGCAGCCCGGTCCGCCACGGCTGCATCATCGTGGCGATGGATCCCGGCGAGCGGGAGGTCTGGCGCCGGCTCCTCCAGGGCTTCGGCTACCGGCGTCCCTACACGCGCCGCCACCCCCGCTATCCGTTGGCGGCTCCCGTCCTGTGCAGCGTGGAAGCGGTCGCGCCTGCGCTGGAAGGGGAGGCCGAGAACGTGAGCGAGGGGGGGCTCCTGGTCCGGCTCCCCCTTGCCCTCGGAGTGGGGGCCACGGTCCAGGCCACCCTCCGCCTCGGCGACGCGGTCCTGGATCGCCCGGCCCGCGTCATGTGGGTCCTGGGGGCGACGGGCGACGACGGCCAGCGCATCTACCGCCACGGGCTCGAGTTCAGCGGCGAGCCGCTCTCTCGGGACGTGGTTCTCCAGCTCTACTTCCTGGCGCAGGCGCGGGGGGGCCCCGCGTGA
- the dapA gene encoding 4-hydroxy-tetrahydrodipicolinate synthase, with translation MGKELDGIIVALVTPLTPDERLDEGAFRKLVSHLLAEGVQGLFPAGSTGEFYALTDEEKRRLIAWCIEEAAGRVPVMPNVGTVTTAESVALAREAEAMGADAVSVITPYYCRPSQAELFDHYAAICRAVRIPVLAYNNPERAGGVALAIETILRLAGACENFAGIKDSTGDLTQTAELIRRCPPGFKVIMGRDTLIYGALAYGAAGAVAATANVAPRLCAAIHAAALAGDFPGAAALQRQLAPLRLAFGIGTFPAMLKEALVMQGLLPSAACKRPVGPLSAEERARLRGVLQEVGVL, from the coding sequence ATGGGGAAGGAGTTGGACGGGATCATCGTTGCACTGGTCACCCCCCTGACCCCCGATGAGCGTCTGGACGAGGGGGCCTTCCGCAAGCTGGTGAGCCACCTCCTCGCGGAGGGGGTCCAGGGGCTCTTTCCGGCGGGGAGCACGGGGGAGTTCTACGCCCTCACGGACGAGGAGAAGCGCCGCCTCATCGCCTGGTGCATCGAGGAGGCGGCCGGGCGGGTGCCGGTCATGCCGAACGTGGGGACCGTCACCACGGCCGAGTCGGTGGCGCTTGCCCGCGAAGCCGAGGCGATGGGGGCCGATGCGGTCTCGGTCATCACCCCCTACTACTGCCGGCCGTCGCAGGCCGAGCTGTTCGACCACTACGCGGCGATCTGCCGCGCGGTCCGGATCCCGGTCCTCGCCTACAACAACCCGGAGCGGGCCGGGGGGGTCGCCCTCGCGATCGAGACGATCCTGCGCCTGGCGGGCGCCTGCGAGAACTTCGCCGGCATCAAGGACAGCACCGGGGACCTGACCCAGACTGCGGAGCTGATCCGCCGCTGCCCGCCGGGGTTCAAGGTCATCATGGGGCGGGATACGCTCATCTACGGGGCGCTGGCCTACGGGGCCGCGGGGGCGGTGGCCGCCACGGCGAACGTGGCCCCCCGTCTCTGCGCGGCGATCCACGCCGCTGCCCTCGCCGGGGACTTCCCGGGAGCGGCCGCCCTGCAGCGGCAACTGGCCCCCCTCAGGCTGGCCTTCGGCATCGGGACGTTCCCGGCCATGCTGAAGGAGGCGCTGGTGATGCAGGGGCTCCTCCCCTCCGCGGCCTGCAAGCGGCCGGTGGGGCCCCTTTCGGCCGAGGAGCGGGCCCGCCTGCGCGGGGTGCTGCAGGAGGTGGGGGTCCTGTGA
- a CDS encoding TAXI family TRAP transporter solute-binding subunit, whose protein sequence is MSHRRCVALVLLSLALVSACPAAATELRFMTGPQGGSWYPLGGAIADIIKREVPGVSASVVPGAGIANVKGVEVGKAELGFGNSSSTVDGVLGRDPFTEPTRNVRQVATLYLQYFQVVVREDTGIRSVKDFRGRALTTQQKGNTGEQMTRDLLQIHGLSYKDLRSVSHVSYSDSVSQMKDNHAQVFSLVTTVPAGAILDVAASHKIRLVGITAADFEGLQKLNRGYAKRVIPKGTYPGVEEDVTTFGTYTHLIARADLSEDLVYRITKALHKHAADLGNVVQAVKGLDLKELAFDVGVPYHPGAAKYYREAGVLAIR, encoded by the coding sequence ATGTCCCACCGACGTTGCGTCGCGCTGGTTCTCCTCAGCCTCGCGCTCGTGTCCGCCTGCCCGGCGGCGGCGACGGAGCTGCGCTTCATGACCGGCCCCCAGGGCGGCTCCTGGTACCCGCTCGGCGGGGCCATCGCCGACATCATCAAGCGGGAGGTGCCGGGGGTCAGCGCCTCGGTCGTCCCGGGCGCGGGCATTGCGAACGTGAAGGGGGTCGAGGTGGGGAAGGCCGAGCTCGGCTTCGGGAACTCCTCCTCCACCGTGGACGGGGTGCTGGGACGCGACCCGTTCACCGAACCCACCCGGAACGTCCGGCAGGTGGCGACCCTCTACCTCCAGTACTTCCAGGTCGTCGTGCGGGAGGACACGGGGATCCGGTCGGTCAAGGACTTCCGGGGCCGGGCCCTGACCACCCAGCAGAAGGGGAACACGGGAGAGCAGATGACCCGCGACCTGCTCCAGATCCACGGCCTCTCCTACAAGGACCTGCGGAGCGTGAGCCACGTCTCCTATAGCGACTCCGTCAGCCAGATGAAGGACAACCACGCCCAGGTCTTCAGCCTGGTGACCACGGTCCCGGCGGGCGCCATCCTGGACGTCGCGGCCTCCCACAAGATCCGCCTGGTCGGGATCACGGCGGCGGACTTCGAGGGCCTCCAGAAGCTCAACCGGGGGTACGCGAAGCGGGTCATCCCGAAGGGGACCTACCCCGGCGTGGAAGAAGATGTCACCACCTTCGGGACATACACGCATCTCATCGCGCGGGCCGATCTCTCGGAGGACCTCGTCTACCGGATCACCAAGGCGCTGCACAAACATGCAGCCGACCTCGGCAACGTGGTGCAGGCCGTGAAGGGCCTCGACCTCAAGGAGCTGGCCTTCGACGTGGGGGTCCCGTACCACCCGGGTGCCGCCAAGTACTACCGGGAGGCTGGCGTCCTGGCCATCCGCTAG